From the genome of Apodemus sylvaticus chromosome 3, mApoSyl1.1, whole genome shotgun sequence, one region includes:
- the Mib2 gene encoding E3 ubiquitin-protein ligase MIB2 isoform X3, translating into MDLDPHAGVQVGMRVVRGMDWKWGQQDGGEGGVGTVVELGRHGSPSTPDRTVVVQWDQGTRTNYRAGYQGAHDLLLYDNAQIGIRHPNIICDCCKKHGLRGMRWKCRVCFDYDLCTQCYMHNKHDLTHAFERYETSHSRPVTLSPRQGLPRIPLRGIFQGAKVVRGPDWEWGSQDGGEGKTGRVVDIRGWDVETGRSVASVTWADGTTNVYRVGHKGKVDLRCVGEAAGGFYYKEHLPKLGKPAELQRRVSADGQPFQRGDKVKCLLDTDVLRDMQEGHGGWNPRMAEFIGQMGTVHRITDRGDVRVQFNHETRWTFHPGALTKHNSFWVGDVVRVIDDLDTVKRLQAGHGEWTDDMAPALGRVGKVVKVFGDGNLRVAVGGQRWTFSPSCLVAYRPEEDANLDVAERARENKSSLSVALDKLRTQKSDPEHPGRLVVEAALGNVPRALDLLRRHPEQVDTKNQGRTALQVAAYLGQVELLRLLLQARASVDLPDDEGNTALHYTAMGNQPEATRVLLSAGCGVDARNGTRSTALHVAVQRGFLEVVKILCERGCDVNLPDAHADTPLHSAISAGTGASSIVEVLTEVPGIDVTATNSQGFTLLHHASLKGHVLAVRKILARARQLVDAKKEDGFTALHLAALNNHREVAQVLIREGRCDVNVRNRKLQSPLHLAVQQAHLGLVPLLVDAGCSVNTEDEEGDTALHVALQRHQLLPLVADRAGGDPGPLQLLSRLQASGLPGNTELTVGAAVACFLALEGADVSYTNHRGRSPLDLATESRVLKALQGCAQRFRERQAGGGGGVPPGPRHVLSPPNTVTNLHVSGTAGPEAAECLVCSELALLVLFSPCQHRTVCEECARRMKKCIRCQVVISKKLRPDGSEVVNAIQVPGPPRQLVEELQSRYRQMEERITCPICIDSHIRLVFQCGHGACAPCGAALNACPICRQPIRDRIQIFV; encoded by the exons ATGGACCTGGACCCCCATGCAGGTGTGCAGGTGGGCATGCGTGTGGTACGCGGAATGGACTGGAAATGGGGCCAGCAGGATGGAGGTGAGGGCGGTGTGGGCACCGTGGTGGAGCTTGGCCGCCATGGCAGCCCCTCGACCCCCGACCGTACAGTTGTCGTTCAGTGGGACCAGGGCACACGTACCAACTATCGAGCTGGCTACCAAGGTGCCCATGACCTGTTGCTCTATGACAACGCCCAAATCG GTATCCGCCACCCCAACATCATCTGTGACTGCTGCAAGAAACATGGGCTTCGTGGTATGCGTTGGAAGTGCCGTGTCTGCTTTGACTATGACCTCTGTACACAGTGCTACATGCACAACAAGCATGACCTTACCCATGCCTTCGAGCGCTATGAGACATCTCACTCACGCCC GGTTACACTGAGTCCCCGGCAGGGCCTCCCTCGAATCCCACTGAGGGGCATCTTTCAAGGAGCAAAAGTGGTCCGAGGCCCTGACTGGGAATGGGGCTCACAAGATG GAGGGGAAGGCAAGACAGGCCGTGTGGTGGATATCCGTGGCTGGGATGTGGAGACAGGCCGAAGTGTGGCCAGTGTGACATGGGCAGATGGAACCACCAACGTGTACCGAGTGGGCCACAAAGGCAAGGTGGATCTCAGATGTGTTGGTGAGGCAGCTGGAGGCTTTTACTACAAGGAGCACCTCCCGAAGCTTG GCAAGCCAGCAGAGCTCCAGCGCAGGGTGAGTGCTGATGGCCAGCCCTTCCAGCGTGGGGACAAGGTCAAGTGTCTGCTGGACACAGATGTCCTAAGGGACATGCAAGAAGGCCATGGTGGCTGGAACCCTAGGATGGCAGAG TTTATCGGACAGATGGGCACCGTGCACCGCATCACAGACCGTGGGGACGTGCGTGTGCAGTTCAACCATGAGACCCGCTGGACCTTCCACCCTGGGGCTCTCACCAAG CACAACAGCTTCTGGGTGGGTGATGTGGTCCGGGTCATCGATGACCTTGACACGGTGAAGCGACTGCAGGCTGGACATGGTGAATGGACCGACGACATGGCCCCT GCCCTGGGCCGAGTGGGGAAAGTGGTGAAGGTGTTTGGAGATGGAAACTTGCGTGTGGCAGTTGGCGGTCAGCGGTGGACCTTCAGCCCTTCCTGCCTAGTGGCCTACCGGCCTGAGGAAGATGCCAACCTGGATGTGGCTGAGCGTGCCAGGGAGAACAAAA GCTCACTGAGTGTGGCCCTGGACAAGCTGAGGACCCAGAAGAGTGACCCAGAACACCCAGGGAGGCTGGTAGTAGAGGCTGCACTGGGAAATGTACCCCGGGCTCTGGACCTTCTGCGAAGGCATCCGGAGCAG GTGGACACCAAGAACCAGGGTAGAACTGCCTTGCAGGTGGCTGCTTACCTGGGCCAGGTAGagctgctgcggctgctgctgcaGGCAAGAGCAAGTGTGGACCTACCAGATGATGAGGGCAACACTGCGCTGCACTACACAGCCATGGG GAACCAGCCTGAGGCCACAAGGGTGCTCTTGAGTGCAGGATGTGGGGTGGATGCTCGGAATGGCACCCGCAGCACAGCCCTACATGTGGCAGTACAGAGGGGTTTCCTAGAGGTGGTAAAGATCCTGTGTGAACGTGGTTGTGATGTCAACCTGCCG GATGCCCATGCAGACACACCCCTGCATTCTGCCATCTCTGCGGGTACTGGTGCCAGCAGCATTGTTGAAGTCCTCACCGAGGTCCCTGGCATCGATGTCACTGCTACCAATAGCCAGGGCTTCACCCTGCTGCACCATGCATCCCTCAAGGGCCATGTGCT AGCAGTTAGGAAGATTCTGGCGAGGGCACGGCAGCTGGTGGATGCCAAGAAGGAGGATGGCTTTACTGCACTACACCTAGCAGCTCTCAACAACCACCGTGAGGTGGCCCAGGTCCTAATCCGAGAG GGTCGCTGTGATGTGAATGTGCGAAACAGGAAGCTTCAATCCCCACTGCATCTGGCTGTGCAGCAGGCCCACCTGGGGCTGGTGCCGCTGCTAGTGGATGCAGGCTGCAGTGTCAACACTGAGGACGAGGAGGGCGACACAGCCCTACATGTGGCACTGCAGCGTCATCAGCTGTTGCCCCTGGTGGCTGACAGGGCTGGGGGAGACCCAGGGCCCTTGCAGCTGCTGTCAAGG CTACAGGCCTCAGGCCTCCCAGGCAACACAGAGTTGACTGTAGGCGCTGCAGTGGCCTGCTTCCTGGCATTGGAGGGTGCTGATGTGAGCTACACAAACCACCGCGGCCGAAGCCCACTGGACCTGGCCACAGAAAGCCGAGTGCTCAAGGCCTTGCAGGGCTGTGCCCAGCGCTTCAG GGAGCGACAGGCAGGTGGCGGTGGGGGTGTGCCCCCGGGCCCCCGGCATGTGCTGAGTCCTCCTAACACCGTGACGAACCTGCATGTGTCTGGCACAGCAGGGCCAGAAGCTGCCGAGTGCCTGGTGTGCTCGGAGCTGGCATTGCTAGTTCTGTTCTCACCGTGTCAGCACCGCACAGTGTGTGAGG AGTGCGCTCGAAGGATGAAGAAGTGTATCAGGTGCCAGGTGGTCATCAGCAAGAAGCTACGCCCAG ACGGTTCAGAGGTGGTAAATGCCATCCAGGTGCCCGGCCCACCTCGGCAACTGGTGGAGGAACTACAGAGCCGCTACAGGCAGATGGAGGAGCGCATCACCTGCCCCATCTGCATCGACAGCCACATCCGCCTGGTGTTCCAGTGCGGCCATGGAGCGTGTGCCCCCTGTGGCGCTGCGCTTAACGCCTGCCCCATCTGTCGTCAGCCCATCCGTGACCGCATTCAGATCTTCGTGTGA
- the Mib2 gene encoding E3 ubiquitin-protein ligase MIB2 isoform X5, with the protein MDLDPHAGVQVGMRVVRGMDWKWGQQDGGEGGVGTVVELGRHGSPSTPDRTVVVQWDQGTRTNYRAGYQGAHDLLLYDNAQIGIRHPNIICDCCKKHGLRGMRWKCRVCFDYDLCTQCYMHNKHDLTHAFERYETSHSRPVTLSPRQGLPRIPLRGIFQGAKVVRGPDWEWGSQDGGEGKTGRVVDIRGWDVETGRSVASVTWADGTTNVYRVGHKGKVDLRCVGEAAGGFYYKEHLPKLGKPAELQRRVSADGQPFQRGDKVKCLLDTDVLRDMQEGHGGWNPRMAEHNSFWVGDVVRVIDDLDTVKRLQAGHGEWTDDMAPALGRVGKVVKVFGDGNLRVAVGGQRWTFSPSCLVAYRPEEDANLDVAERARENKSAASVSVAGGRQGSRWPALISALPPGSLSVALDKLRTQKSDPEHPGRLVVEAALGNVPRALDLLRRHPEQVDTKNQGRTALQVAAYLGQVELLRLLLQARASVDLPDDEGNTALHYTAMGNQPEATRVLLSAGCGVDARNGTRSTALHVAVQRGFLEVVKILCERGCDVNLPDAHADTPLHSAISAGTGASSIVEVLTEVPGIDVTATNSQGFTLLHHASLKGHVLAVRKILARARQLVDAKKEDGFTALHLAALNNHREVAQVLIREGRCDVNVRNRKLQSPLHLAVQQAHLGLVPLLVDAGCSVNTEDEEGDTALHVALQRHQLLPLVADRAGGDPGPLQLLSRLQASGLPGNTELTVGAAVACFLALEGADVSYTNHRGRSPLDLATESRVLKALQGCAQRFRERQAGGGGGVPPGPRHVLSPPNTVTNLHVSGTAGPEAAECLVCSELALLVLFSPCQHRTVCEECARRMKKCIRCQVVISKKLRPDGSEVVNAIQVPGPPRQLVEELQSRYRQMEERITCPICIDSHIRLVFQCGHGACAPCGAALNACPICRQPIRDRIQIFV; encoded by the exons ATGGACCTGGACCCCCATGCAGGTGTGCAGGTGGGCATGCGTGTGGTACGCGGAATGGACTGGAAATGGGGCCAGCAGGATGGAGGTGAGGGCGGTGTGGGCACCGTGGTGGAGCTTGGCCGCCATGGCAGCCCCTCGACCCCCGACCGTACAGTTGTCGTTCAGTGGGACCAGGGCACACGTACCAACTATCGAGCTGGCTACCAAGGTGCCCATGACCTGTTGCTCTATGACAACGCCCAAATCG GTATCCGCCACCCCAACATCATCTGTGACTGCTGCAAGAAACATGGGCTTCGTGGTATGCGTTGGAAGTGCCGTGTCTGCTTTGACTATGACCTCTGTACACAGTGCTACATGCACAACAAGCATGACCTTACCCATGCCTTCGAGCGCTATGAGACATCTCACTCACGCCC GGTTACACTGAGTCCCCGGCAGGGCCTCCCTCGAATCCCACTGAGGGGCATCTTTCAAGGAGCAAAAGTGGTCCGAGGCCCTGACTGGGAATGGGGCTCACAAGATG GAGGGGAAGGCAAGACAGGCCGTGTGGTGGATATCCGTGGCTGGGATGTGGAGACAGGCCGAAGTGTGGCCAGTGTGACATGGGCAGATGGAACCACCAACGTGTACCGAGTGGGCCACAAAGGCAAGGTGGATCTCAGATGTGTTGGTGAGGCAGCTGGAGGCTTTTACTACAAGGAGCACCTCCCGAAGCTTG GCAAGCCAGCAGAGCTCCAGCGCAGGGTGAGTGCTGATGGCCAGCCCTTCCAGCGTGGGGACAAGGTCAAGTGTCTGCTGGACACAGATGTCCTAAGGGACATGCAAGAAGGCCATGGTGGCTGGAACCCTAGGATGGCAGAG CACAACAGCTTCTGGGTGGGTGATGTGGTCCGGGTCATCGATGACCTTGACACGGTGAAGCGACTGCAGGCTGGACATGGTGAATGGACCGACGACATGGCCCCT GCCCTGGGCCGAGTGGGGAAAGTGGTGAAGGTGTTTGGAGATGGAAACTTGCGTGTGGCAGTTGGCGGTCAGCGGTGGACCTTCAGCCCTTCCTGCCTAGTGGCCTACCGGCCTGAGGAAGATGCCAACCTGGATGTGGCTGAGCGTGCCAGGGAGAACAAAAGTGCGGCATCAGTCTCAGTGGCAGGTGGGAGGCAGGGCAGCCGCTGGCCAGCACTTATCTCAGCCCTGCCCCCAGGCTCACTGAGTGTGGCCCTGGACAAGCTGAGGACCCAGAAGAGTGACCCAGAACACCCAGGGAGGCTGGTAGTAGAGGCTGCACTGGGAAATGTACCCCGGGCTCTGGACCTTCTGCGAAGGCATCCGGAGCAG GTGGACACCAAGAACCAGGGTAGAACTGCCTTGCAGGTGGCTGCTTACCTGGGCCAGGTAGagctgctgcggctgctgctgcaGGCAAGAGCAAGTGTGGACCTACCAGATGATGAGGGCAACACTGCGCTGCACTACACAGCCATGGG GAACCAGCCTGAGGCCACAAGGGTGCTCTTGAGTGCAGGATGTGGGGTGGATGCTCGGAATGGCACCCGCAGCACAGCCCTACATGTGGCAGTACAGAGGGGTTTCCTAGAGGTGGTAAAGATCCTGTGTGAACGTGGTTGTGATGTCAACCTGCCG GATGCCCATGCAGACACACCCCTGCATTCTGCCATCTCTGCGGGTACTGGTGCCAGCAGCATTGTTGAAGTCCTCACCGAGGTCCCTGGCATCGATGTCACTGCTACCAATAGCCAGGGCTTCACCCTGCTGCACCATGCATCCCTCAAGGGCCATGTGCT AGCAGTTAGGAAGATTCTGGCGAGGGCACGGCAGCTGGTGGATGCCAAGAAGGAGGATGGCTTTACTGCACTACACCTAGCAGCTCTCAACAACCACCGTGAGGTGGCCCAGGTCCTAATCCGAGAG GGTCGCTGTGATGTGAATGTGCGAAACAGGAAGCTTCAATCCCCACTGCATCTGGCTGTGCAGCAGGCCCACCTGGGGCTGGTGCCGCTGCTAGTGGATGCAGGCTGCAGTGTCAACACTGAGGACGAGGAGGGCGACACAGCCCTACATGTGGCACTGCAGCGTCATCAGCTGTTGCCCCTGGTGGCTGACAGGGCTGGGGGAGACCCAGGGCCCTTGCAGCTGCTGTCAAGG CTACAGGCCTCAGGCCTCCCAGGCAACACAGAGTTGACTGTAGGCGCTGCAGTGGCCTGCTTCCTGGCATTGGAGGGTGCTGATGTGAGCTACACAAACCACCGCGGCCGAAGCCCACTGGACCTGGCCACAGAAAGCCGAGTGCTCAAGGCCTTGCAGGGCTGTGCCCAGCGCTTCAG GGAGCGACAGGCAGGTGGCGGTGGGGGTGTGCCCCCGGGCCCCCGGCATGTGCTGAGTCCTCCTAACACCGTGACGAACCTGCATGTGTCTGGCACAGCAGGGCCAGAAGCTGCCGAGTGCCTGGTGTGCTCGGAGCTGGCATTGCTAGTTCTGTTCTCACCGTGTCAGCACCGCACAGTGTGTGAGG AGTGCGCTCGAAGGATGAAGAAGTGTATCAGGTGCCAGGTGGTCATCAGCAAGAAGCTACGCCCAG ACGGTTCAGAGGTGGTAAATGCCATCCAGGTGCCCGGCCCACCTCGGCAACTGGTGGAGGAACTACAGAGCCGCTACAGGCAGATGGAGGAGCGCATCACCTGCCCCATCTGCATCGACAGCCACATCCGCCTGGTGTTCCAGTGCGGCCATGGAGCGTGTGCCCCCTGTGGCGCTGCGCTTAACGCCTGCCCCATCTGTCGTCAGCCCATCCGTGACCGCATTCAGATCTTCGTGTGA
- the Mib2 gene encoding E3 ubiquitin-protein ligase MIB2 isoform X7, which yields MRWKCRVCFDYDLCTQCYMHNKHDLTHAFERYETSHSRPVTLSPRQGLPRIPLRGIFQGAKVVRGPDWEWGSQDGGEGKTGRVVDIRGWDVETGRSVASVTWADGTTNVYRVGHKGKVDLRCVGEAAGGFYYKEHLPKLGKPAELQRRVSADGQPFQRGDKVKCLLDTDVLRDMQEGHGGWNPRMAEFIGQMGTVHRITDRGDVRVQFNHETRWTFHPGALTKHNSFWVGDVVRVIDDLDTVKRLQAGHGEWTDDMAPALGRVGKVVKVFGDGNLRVAVGGQRWTFSPSCLVAYRPEEDANLDVAERARENKSAASVSVAGGRQGSRWPALISALPPGSLSVALDKLRTQKSDPEHPGRLVVEAALGNVPRALDLLRRHPEQVDTKNQGRTALQVAAYLGQVELLRLLLQARASVDLPDDEGNTALHYTAMGNQPEATRVLLSAGCGVDARNGTRSTALHVAVQRGFLEVVKILCERGCDVNLPDAHADTPLHSAISAGTGASSIVEVLTEVPGIDVTATNSQGFTLLHHASLKGHVLAVRKILARARQLVDAKKEDGFTALHLAALNNHREVAQVLIREGRCDVNVRNRKLQSPLHLAVQQAHLGLVPLLVDAGCSVNTEDEEGDTALHVALQRHQLLPLVADRAGGDPGPLQLLSRLQASGLPGNTELTVGAAVACFLALEGADVSYTNHRGRSPLDLATESRVLKALQGCAQRFRERQAGGGGGVPPGPRHVLSPPNTVTNLHVSGTAGPEAAECLVCSELALLVLFSPCQHRTVCEECARRMKKCIRCQVVISKKLRPDGSEVVNAIQVPGPPRQLVEELQSRYRQMEERITCPICIDSHIRLVFQCGHGACAPCGAALNACPICRQPIRDRIQIFV from the exons ATGCGTTGGAAGTGCCGTGTCTGCTTTGACTATGACCTCTGTACACAGTGCTACATGCACAACAAGCATGACCTTACCCATGCCTTCGAGCGCTATGAGACATCTCACTCACGCCC GGTTACACTGAGTCCCCGGCAGGGCCTCCCTCGAATCCCACTGAGGGGCATCTTTCAAGGAGCAAAAGTGGTCCGAGGCCCTGACTGGGAATGGGGCTCACAAGATG GAGGGGAAGGCAAGACAGGCCGTGTGGTGGATATCCGTGGCTGGGATGTGGAGACAGGCCGAAGTGTGGCCAGTGTGACATGGGCAGATGGAACCACCAACGTGTACCGAGTGGGCCACAAAGGCAAGGTGGATCTCAGATGTGTTGGTGAGGCAGCTGGAGGCTTTTACTACAAGGAGCACCTCCCGAAGCTTG GCAAGCCAGCAGAGCTCCAGCGCAGGGTGAGTGCTGATGGCCAGCCCTTCCAGCGTGGGGACAAGGTCAAGTGTCTGCTGGACACAGATGTCCTAAGGGACATGCAAGAAGGCCATGGTGGCTGGAACCCTAGGATGGCAGAG TTTATCGGACAGATGGGCACCGTGCACCGCATCACAGACCGTGGGGACGTGCGTGTGCAGTTCAACCATGAGACCCGCTGGACCTTCCACCCTGGGGCTCTCACCAAG CACAACAGCTTCTGGGTGGGTGATGTGGTCCGGGTCATCGATGACCTTGACACGGTGAAGCGACTGCAGGCTGGACATGGTGAATGGACCGACGACATGGCCCCT GCCCTGGGCCGAGTGGGGAAAGTGGTGAAGGTGTTTGGAGATGGAAACTTGCGTGTGGCAGTTGGCGGTCAGCGGTGGACCTTCAGCCCTTCCTGCCTAGTGGCCTACCGGCCTGAGGAAGATGCCAACCTGGATGTGGCTGAGCGTGCCAGGGAGAACAAAAGTGCGGCATCAGTCTCAGTGGCAGGTGGGAGGCAGGGCAGCCGCTGGCCAGCACTTATCTCAGCCCTGCCCCCAGGCTCACTGAGTGTGGCCCTGGACAAGCTGAGGACCCAGAAGAGTGACCCAGAACACCCAGGGAGGCTGGTAGTAGAGGCTGCACTGGGAAATGTACCCCGGGCTCTGGACCTTCTGCGAAGGCATCCGGAGCAG GTGGACACCAAGAACCAGGGTAGAACTGCCTTGCAGGTGGCTGCTTACCTGGGCCAGGTAGagctgctgcggctgctgctgcaGGCAAGAGCAAGTGTGGACCTACCAGATGATGAGGGCAACACTGCGCTGCACTACACAGCCATGGG GAACCAGCCTGAGGCCACAAGGGTGCTCTTGAGTGCAGGATGTGGGGTGGATGCTCGGAATGGCACCCGCAGCACAGCCCTACATGTGGCAGTACAGAGGGGTTTCCTAGAGGTGGTAAAGATCCTGTGTGAACGTGGTTGTGATGTCAACCTGCCG GATGCCCATGCAGACACACCCCTGCATTCTGCCATCTCTGCGGGTACTGGTGCCAGCAGCATTGTTGAAGTCCTCACCGAGGTCCCTGGCATCGATGTCACTGCTACCAATAGCCAGGGCTTCACCCTGCTGCACCATGCATCCCTCAAGGGCCATGTGCT AGCAGTTAGGAAGATTCTGGCGAGGGCACGGCAGCTGGTGGATGCCAAGAAGGAGGATGGCTTTACTGCACTACACCTAGCAGCTCTCAACAACCACCGTGAGGTGGCCCAGGTCCTAATCCGAGAG GGTCGCTGTGATGTGAATGTGCGAAACAGGAAGCTTCAATCCCCACTGCATCTGGCTGTGCAGCAGGCCCACCTGGGGCTGGTGCCGCTGCTAGTGGATGCAGGCTGCAGTGTCAACACTGAGGACGAGGAGGGCGACACAGCCCTACATGTGGCACTGCAGCGTCATCAGCTGTTGCCCCTGGTGGCTGACAGGGCTGGGGGAGACCCAGGGCCCTTGCAGCTGCTGTCAAGG CTACAGGCCTCAGGCCTCCCAGGCAACACAGAGTTGACTGTAGGCGCTGCAGTGGCCTGCTTCCTGGCATTGGAGGGTGCTGATGTGAGCTACACAAACCACCGCGGCCGAAGCCCACTGGACCTGGCCACAGAAAGCCGAGTGCTCAAGGCCTTGCAGGGCTGTGCCCAGCGCTTCAG GGAGCGACAGGCAGGTGGCGGTGGGGGTGTGCCCCCGGGCCCCCGGCATGTGCTGAGTCCTCCTAACACCGTGACGAACCTGCATGTGTCTGGCACAGCAGGGCCAGAAGCTGCCGAGTGCCTGGTGTGCTCGGAGCTGGCATTGCTAGTTCTGTTCTCACCGTGTCAGCACCGCACAGTGTGTGAGG AGTGCGCTCGAAGGATGAAGAAGTGTATCAGGTGCCAGGTGGTCATCAGCAAGAAGCTACGCCCAG ACGGTTCAGAGGTGGTAAATGCCATCCAGGTGCCCGGCCCACCTCGGCAACTGGTGGAGGAACTACAGAGCCGCTACAGGCAGATGGAGGAGCGCATCACCTGCCCCATCTGCATCGACAGCCACATCCGCCTGGTGTTCCAGTGCGGCCATGGAGCGTGTGCCCCCTGTGGCGCTGCGCTTAACGCCTGCCCCATCTGTCGTCAGCCCATCCGTGACCGCATTCAGATCTTCGTGTGA